Proteins from one Ipomoea triloba cultivar NCNSP0323 chromosome 1, ASM357664v1 genomic window:
- the LOC116033423 gene encoding transcription factor bHLH162-like isoform X1, translated as MGREKGQSSRLTITTKTTPPKLERKYIEKNRRNHLKSLYTDLFSLLPTPKMQERMSLPDQLDETAKYIKCLEQQLEKSRQKKEELVKKESRKRPNNYSSCRNCMAGGEQSEAPHIQVLDTSPGMSVVLINGLESISQFHSIIRVLHKQQGLEVTNATFQIHGNSTLQIVHEQVGKLEMGMICERLKQVIKGCPGGEAIESSEPLNSWDYDIEHDNLGFPILEQFLVQCQNPPPSFFWTAGNNEYYCAQN; from the exons ATGGGCAGAGAAAAGGGTCAGTCCTCAAGACTAACCATCACCACAAAAACCACACCTCCCAAATTGGAAAGGAAGTATATAGAGAAGAATAGAAGGAATCACTTGAAGAGCCTCTACACAGACCTCTTTTCCCTTCTCCCCACTCCCAAG ATGCAGGAGAGGATGTCTTTGCCGGACCAGCTGGATGAGACGGCGAAGTATATAAAATGTTTGGAGCAGCAGTTGGAGAAGAGCAGGCAGaagaaggaagagttggttAAGAAGGAGAGCAGAAAGAGACCAAATAATTATTCTTCATGTCGTAACTGCATGGCGGGCGGAGAGCAGAGTGAGGCGCCGCATATACAAGTTCTTGATACCAGTCCGGGCATGTCGGTTGTTTTGATCAACGGACTGGAAAGTATTTCTCAGTTTCATAGCATCATCCGAGTTCTCCATAAACAACAAGGCCTCGAAGTTACTAATGCCACTTTCCAAATCCACGGCAATTCCACGTTGCAAATTGTCCATGAACAG GTTGGCAAGTTGGAGATGGGAATGATCTGTGAGAGACTAAAACAGGTGATTAAAGGGTGTCCCGGTGGGGAAGCAATAGAATCATCAGAACCGCTAAATTCATGGGATTATGACATAGAACATGACAACCTGGGATTCCCGATATTAGAACAGTTCCTGGTACAATGTCAGAACCCGCCACCCAGTTTCTTTTGGACAGCGGGAAACAACGAGTATTATTGCGCCCAAAATTAG
- the LOC116033423 gene encoding transcription factor bHLH162-like isoform X2, with protein sequence MGREKGQSSRLTITTKTTPPKLERKYIEKNRRNHLKSLYTDLFSLLPTPKERMSLPDQLDETAKYIKCLEQQLEKSRQKKEELVKKESRKRPNNYSSCRNCMAGGEQSEAPHIQVLDTSPGMSVVLINGLESISQFHSIIRVLHKQQGLEVTNATFQIHGNSTLQIVHEQVGKLEMGMICERLKQVIKGCPGGEAIESSEPLNSWDYDIEHDNLGFPILEQFLVQCQNPPPSFFWTAGNNEYYCAQN encoded by the exons ATGGGCAGAGAAAAGGGTCAGTCCTCAAGACTAACCATCACCACAAAAACCACACCTCCCAAATTGGAAAGGAAGTATATAGAGAAGAATAGAAGGAATCACTTGAAGAGCCTCTACACAGACCTCTTTTCCCTTCTCCCCACTCCCAAG GAGAGGATGTCTTTGCCGGACCAGCTGGATGAGACGGCGAAGTATATAAAATGTTTGGAGCAGCAGTTGGAGAAGAGCAGGCAGaagaaggaagagttggttAAGAAGGAGAGCAGAAAGAGACCAAATAATTATTCTTCATGTCGTAACTGCATGGCGGGCGGAGAGCAGAGTGAGGCGCCGCATATACAAGTTCTTGATACCAGTCCGGGCATGTCGGTTGTTTTGATCAACGGACTGGAAAGTATTTCTCAGTTTCATAGCATCATCCGAGTTCTCCATAAACAACAAGGCCTCGAAGTTACTAATGCCACTTTCCAAATCCACGGCAATTCCACGTTGCAAATTGTCCATGAACAG GTTGGCAAGTTGGAGATGGGAATGATCTGTGAGAGACTAAAACAGGTGATTAAAGGGTGTCCCGGTGGGGAAGCAATAGAATCATCAGAACCGCTAAATTCATGGGATTATGACATAGAACATGACAACCTGGGATTCCCGATATTAGAACAGTTCCTGGTACAATGTCAGAACCCGCCACCCAGTTTCTTTTGGACAGCGGGAAACAACGAGTATTATTGCGCCCAAAATTAG
- the LOC115997664 gene encoding transcription factor bHLH162-like yields the protein MASRLPKTAPKLERKYVEKNRRNHLKNLYKHLFSLLPPHLSQEGIALHDQVDETVKYIRWLQNEVEKSKQKKEELQKKKMMMSSSSRKRHHSSSCDDDNKSSPLVQVLDISPGIHVVLVNDLEGVAAFHNIIRILHQNGLEVANATFQQHGNSMLQVVHQQGFGGTIMLSDKLKQVLYGSSNPCPEETEQPSPDYSWDNNNYDIWGFHSLEPFQQLEYPPPY from the exons atggcGTCTAGATTGCCAAAAACAGCtccaaaactggaaaggaagtACGTAGAGAAGAACCGGAGGAATCACTTGAAGAACCTCTACAAACACCTCTTCTCTTTGCTCCCACCTCATCTCTCTCAG GAAGGGATAGCATTGCATGATCAAGTGGACGAGACGGTGAAGTACATAAGATGGTTGCAGAACGAAGTAGAGAAGAGCAAACAGAAGAAAGAAGAGttgcagaagaagaagatgatgatgagcagcagcagcagaaaAAGACATCATTCATCTTCATGCGACGATGACAACAAATCCTCACCACTGGTCCAAGTTCTTGACATCAGTCCGGGCATCCACGTTGTACTCGTGAATGACTTGGAAGGTGTAGCTGCGTTCCACAACATCATTCGAATCCTCCATCAAAACGGCCTCGAAGTTGCCAACGCCACGTTCCAACAACACGGGAACTCCATGTTGCAGGTTGTCCATCAACAAGGTTTCGGAGGTACGATAATGTTGTCGGACAAACTAAAGCAAGTGCTTTATGGATCTTCCAATCCCTGCCCTGAGGAAACGGAGCAACCATCACCGGATTATTCCtgggataataataattatgacaTCTGGGGATTCCATTCCCTGGAACCATTTCAACAACTTGAGTATCCACCGCCATACTGA
- the LOC115997653 gene encoding serine/threonine-protein phosphatase 7 long form homolog, with protein MCRAADYEVSTAGGCLILLQIWAWERLPMVRPREVLPLDQLGDLPYAARWSCPHRWPTVTKHVIRAYRDQFDRVKAKNFKFTPYDIESLPDYCRAGTLIWRARVSLVFFYVIEYQYPERFCRQFNYLQDIPPFVEYSLKMHAIDGRSGKNVDWGEKHAIHIERWEDRHNLDNLVVAMAPNQQSGITTRYQVWFYRYGRRVIGNPAHESHEGYVESASSVHEMVNTLRDIFLTSRDALQGGRMCPARALKHIFDAAQAQLTRSDYEYVLDMPNEAYHGRAGAGDIVQARRRDGRREREHLRGGPARGGRRMREINAAIQAGANNAEAEPGRAGDSGDGHIQYHNWI; from the exons ATGTGTCGCGCAGCAGATTATGAGGTCTCTACAGCGGGCGGGTGTCTTATCTTATTACAAATATGGGCATGGGAAAGATTGCCTATGGTGAGGCCGCGTGAAGTATTACCTTTGGACCAGCTAGGTGATTTGCCATATGCAGCGAG GTGGTCGTGCCCGCATAGATGGCCTACCGTGACAAAACATGTTATCCGTGCTTATAGAGACCAATTCGATCGGGTTAAAGCTAAAAAC TTTAAGTTCACTCCGTATGACATTGAGAGTTTGCCTGATTATTGTCGAGCTGGAACACTTATTTGGAGAGCACGAGTGTCATTAGTGTTTTTCTATGTGATTGAGTACCAGTACCCGGAGCGCTTTTGTAGACAATTCAATTATTTGCAAGACATTCCGCCATTTGTGGAGTATAGCCTAAAGATGCATGCTATTGACGGTCGATCGGGCAAAAACGTTGATTGGGGTGAAAAGCATGCAATACACATTGAAAGGTGGGAAGATCGACACAATCTTGACAATCTTGTAGTTGCAATGGCACCAAACCAGCAATCTGGGATCACAACACGTTACCAAGTGTGGTTTTATCGGTATGGTAGACGAGTTATTGGTAATCCTGCTCACGAGTCCCATGAAGGTTATGTCGAATCTGCTTCAAGTGTACATGAAATG GTGAATACATTGCGTGATATATTTTTGACCTCTCGGGATGCACTGCAAGGTGGGCGCATGTGCCCAGCTAGGGCCTTGAAGCATATTTTTGATGCTGCACAGGCTCAATTAACCAGATCGGACTATGAGTATGTATTGGATATGCCTAATGAGGCCTATCATGGTCGTGCTGGTGCTGGTGATATTGTTCAGGCTCGTCGTAGGGATGGACGACGAGAACGTGAACACTTGAGGGGTGGACCCGCCAGGGGCGGGCGCCGAATGAGAGAAATTAATGCAGCAATACAAGCCGGGGCTAATAATGCTGAGGCAGAGCCCGGGAGAGCTGGAGATTCCGGTGATGGGCATATTCAGTACCACAATTGGATTTAA